The following proteins are co-located in the Mesorhizobium australicum WSM2073 genome:
- a CDS encoding YidB family protein — protein MANLGRLAIAMLGVLAYQNRDKIAEAIRGAGDPNNPQGGILDQVSKGVSGTALGDILDRFRNAGAGSKVDSWVGTGPNQPIEPHEVVTAIDAPTLEALSHQTGLSREELIARITRDLPDAVNQMTPDGTLPADDRTNAPDQPNLLDDVPSRPIQS, from the coding sequence GTGGCCAATCTAGGAAGACTTGCGATCGCTATGCTGGGGGTTCTGGCTTATCAAAACCGCGACAAGATTGCCGAGGCGATCCGCGGAGCGGGCGATCCCAATAATCCCCAGGGCGGGATACTGGACCAGGTGTCCAAGGGCGTATCCGGCACGGCGCTCGGCGATATTCTCGACCGCTTTAGAAACGCAGGCGCCGGGTCGAAGGTAGACTCCTGGGTCGGCACCGGGCCGAACCAGCCGATCGAGCCGCACGAGGTGGTAACGGCGATCGATGCGCCGACGCTGGAAGCACTCTCCCACCAGACCGGCCTCTCGCGCGAGGAGCTGATTGCAAGGATCACCAGGGATTTGCCCGACGCGGTTAACCAGATGACCCCAGACGGCACCCTCCCAGCAGACGACCGAACAAATGCTCCAGACCAGCCCAACCTGCTCGACGACGTGCCTTCCCGGCCGATACAAAGCTAA
- a CDS encoding DUF3072 domain-containing protein translates to MEDSRAKPDANVEKDPDEWVSGDDPMTPSQASYLKTLCEQAEDQESFADNLSKAEASKRIDALRAKLKL, encoded by the coding sequence ATGGAAGACTCGCGCGCAAAACCCGATGCAAACGTCGAGAAAGATCCCGACGAATGGGTGAGTGGTGACGACCCGATGACCCCATCCCAAGCGTCTTATCTGAAAACCCTGTGTGAGCAGGCTGAGGATCAGGAAAGCTTTGCAGACAACCTCAGCAAGGCAGAGGCCTCCAAGCGCATAGATGCACTAAGGGCAAAGCTGAAACTTTAA
- a CDS encoding class I SAM-dependent methyltransferase, which translates to MTSFAGALRNRGKHVAKRLLRYDSRNWLRIRQIEAFTAFIEAANRKSRDVIEISPGWNRYWRALCPDYRAVDFPDFDICRDRTEEQYSIVIADQVLEHVQRPQAAAANIHAMTKPGGWAMVATPFLFRVHARPHDYNRWTPAGLKQLMVEGGFAPDDVQAFGWGNKACARAHIGGPVRAYGLWRDLTNDDEYPLMVWTFSKKRV; encoded by the coding sequence ATGACTAGCTTTGCTGGCGCCCTGAGGAATCGCGGCAAACACGTTGCCAAGCGGTTGCTTCGCTACGACAGCCGCAACTGGCTGCGCATACGCCAGATCGAGGCCTTTACCGCGTTCATCGAAGCGGCCAACCGCAAGTCGCGAGATGTGATCGAGATCTCGCCAGGCTGGAACCGCTATTGGCGGGCGCTGTGCCCGGACTATCGCGCGGTGGACTTTCCAGACTTCGACATCTGCCGGGATCGGACCGAGGAGCAATATTCGATCGTCATCGCTGACCAGGTGTTGGAACATGTGCAGCGCCCGCAAGCGGCCGCAGCCAACATCCACGCCATGACCAAGCCCGGCGGCTGGGCGATGGTGGCCACACCCTTCCTGTTCCGCGTGCATGCGCGCCCGCATGACTACAACCGTTGGACGCCAGCGGGGCTTAAGCAGCTAATGGTCGAAGGCGGCTTCGCCCCGGACGACGTGCAGGCCTTTGGTTGGGGCAACAAAGCCTGCGCCAGAGCCCATATTGGCGGTCCTGTTAGGGCGTATGGGCTATGGCGAGACTTAACCAACGACGACGAATATCCGCTGATGGTGTGGACCTTCTCCAAAAAGCGGGTTTGA
- a CDS encoding DUF4112 domain-containing protein, giving the protein MTEADWRGAKPRRLDRASNGSRKVGTSETPIVDRQTARAIAELDLLAVLLDSRWRIPGTPIRFGLDALVGLVPVLGDTATGLISAYIVLRARKCGAGKLLVARMLANVLFDTVLGSVPVLGSIFDVYYKSNNRNIRLLRGHLSRQVAER; this is encoded by the coding sequence ATGACGGAAGCGGACTGGAGAGGTGCGAAACCGAGGAGATTGGATCGAGCGAGCAATGGCAGCCGGAAAGTAGGGACAAGCGAAACGCCTATTGTGGATCGCCAGACTGCGAGGGCAATCGCCGAGCTCGACCTCTTGGCAGTGCTGCTTGATTCGCGCTGGCGAATCCCGGGTACGCCAATTCGGTTCGGACTGGATGCTCTGGTAGGCCTGGTGCCTGTGCTGGGAGATACAGCAACCGGGTTGATCTCGGCTTACATTGTGCTGCGAGCCCGCAAATGCGGCGCTGGGAAGCTGTTGGTTGCTCGGATGTTGGCCAATGTGCTGTTTGATACCGTCTTGGGAAGCGTGCCCGTCCTCGGATCGATCTTCGATGTTTACTACAAGTCGAACAACCGCAACATCCGCCTGCTTCGTGGCCATCTAAGCCGTCAGGTTGCTGAACGGTAG
- a CDS encoding EF-hand domain-containing protein yields MTRAFTTTVLAAAFAMLAPSAFAQSADVPKPASPAQDRTADEAGQNQQAMRQMMREMMDEMLQEKTAKDRDPEADWRHRGPRLQDDEMSDRDTGRMKHGRRAGADMMQGAKMRIMFAIMDTDGDGTLSRTEVQDFIGRIFNAVDEDGDESVDMQELQSFFRPGGDQDRR; encoded by the coding sequence ATGACACGAGCATTCACGACTACAGTATTGGCGGCCGCGTTCGCTATGCTCGCCCCGTCCGCCTTTGCGCAATCGGCGGATGTTCCCAAGCCCGCATCACCAGCCCAGGATCGGACGGCGGACGAAGCCGGACAGAACCAGCAAGCAATGCGTCAAATGATGCGCGAGATGATGGATGAGATGCTGCAGGAAAAAACAGCAAAGGATCGAGACCCCGAGGCAGATTGGCGACACAGGGGCCCAAGGCTTCAGGACGACGAGATGAGCGATCGTGATACGGGACGTATGAAGCACGGCCGCAGGGCGGGAGCCGATATGATGCAGGGTGCCAAAATGAGGATCATGTTCGCCATCATGGACACCGACGGTGATGGTACACTGTCGCGGACGGAGGTTCAGGATTTCATCGGGCGAATTTTCAACGCTGTCGACGAGGACGGCGATGAAAGCGTCGACATGCAGGAACTCCAATCCTTTTTCCGTCCCGGAGGAGACCAGGACCGACGTTAG
- a CDS encoding aldehyde dehydrogenase, whose translation MKTTVASLEGSRQNLFINGAFTAPRSGQYIDSFDPTTGRPWYQFAEAGAEDVGAAVDAARSAFANPAWRRMTQTDRGRLVRRLAELVLDNADALALIETRDNGKLLKEMRAQMRAMPDSYTYFAGMADKLLGDTIPVNKLDMLNFNVREPIGVVGMITPWNSPLMLLTGTLAPCLALGNTVVVKPSEHATASTLALAELIMEAGFPAGVVNVVTGTGAVAGDALTRHPGIAKFVFTGSTGTGRCIAANAAQNLIPCSMELGGKSPHVVFGDVDIEHAVNGVVSGVFAAAGQTCVAGSRCFVEASVYELFIEALVERTRRVRVGLPMLEDTDIGPLALSAQLTKVEGYVASGVRQGARIAAGGKRPQADELAGGWYFEPTVMTRAENGMEFMQEELFGPIVGVIPFSSEDEMIRLANDTRYGLASGIWTRDINRALRFARDVEAGTVWINTYRASSFMSANGGFKESGYGRRGGFDAMEEFSRLKNVVIDYSGAMQDPFVIRLR comes from the coding sequence ATGAAAACGACGGTCGCATCGCTCGAAGGCTCGCGCCAGAACCTGTTCATCAACGGCGCGTTCACGGCGCCGAGGAGCGGACAGTATATCGACAGTTTCGACCCGACCACCGGCAGGCCCTGGTACCAGTTTGCCGAGGCTGGGGCCGAGGATGTCGGCGCGGCTGTGGACGCGGCGCGCTCTGCTTTCGCAAATCCGGCCTGGCGGCGCATGACCCAGACTGATCGCGGCAGGCTGGTGCGCCGCCTGGCGGAACTGGTCCTCGACAACGCCGACGCGCTGGCGCTGATCGAGACGCGCGACAATGGCAAGCTGCTCAAGGAGATGAGGGCGCAGATGCGCGCCATGCCCGACAGCTACACCTACTTCGCCGGCATGGCCGACAAGCTGCTCGGTGACACGATTCCCGTTAACAAGCTCGACATGCTCAACTTCAATGTGCGCGAGCCGATCGGTGTCGTAGGCATGATCACGCCGTGGAACTCGCCGCTGATGCTGCTCACCGGCACGCTGGCGCCGTGCCTGGCGCTCGGCAATACAGTGGTCGTCAAGCCATCGGAGCATGCCACGGCCTCGACGCTGGCGCTGGCTGAACTGATCATGGAGGCCGGCTTCCCCGCCGGGGTCGTCAACGTGGTAACCGGCACCGGCGCTGTCGCCGGCGACGCGCTGACCAGGCATCCAGGCATCGCCAAATTTGTCTTTACCGGCTCGACCGGAACCGGGCGGTGCATTGCAGCCAATGCGGCGCAGAACCTCATCCCCTGCTCGATGGAGCTTGGCGGCAAGTCCCCTCACGTCGTCTTCGGCGACGTAGACATCGAGCATGCCGTGAACGGCGTTGTGTCCGGTGTCTTCGCGGCCGCGGGCCAGACCTGCGTCGCGGGCTCGCGCTGTTTCGTTGAGGCGAGCGTCTATGAGCTTTTCATCGAGGCTCTGGTCGAACGCACAAGGCGGGTGCGGGTCGGGCTGCCGATGCTGGAGGACACCGACATCGGCCCCCTCGCGCTCTCGGCACAGCTCACCAAAGTGGAAGGCTATGTCGCTTCCGGTGTGCGCCAAGGCGCGCGGATCGCGGCCGGCGGCAAGCGTCCGCAGGCGGACGAGCTTGCCGGCGGCTGGTATTTCGAGCCGACGGTGATGACCCGCGCTGAGAATGGCATGGAGTTCATGCAGGAGGAATTGTTCGGTCCCATCGTCGGCGTCATCCCGTTCTCGTCGGAAGACGAGATGATCCGGCTCGCCAACGACACGCGCTACGGGCTCGCCTCCGGCATCTGGACACGCGACATCAACCGCGCACTGCGCTTCGCCCGCGATGTCGAGGCGGGCACCGTCTGGATCAACACCTATCGCGCCTCCTCCTTCATGTCCGCCAACGGCGGCTTCAAGGAGAGCGGCTATGGGCGGCGCGGCGGCTTCGACGCCATGGAGGAGTTCTCGCGCCTGAAGAACGTCGTCATCGACTATTCGGGTGCCATGCAGGACCCGTTCGTCATCCGCCTTCGCTGA
- a CDS encoding alpha/beta fold hydrolase codes for MARSGQLDVEGVLLNWRLEGEGGAPLVCIHGVGSYLEAWNGVAERLRDRFAVLTFDLRGHGRSSRVKGRYEIDAFVAETLALADHVGFATFNLAGFSLGGLIAQRLALTHAERLQKLVLLSTVAGRTPEERHAVRGRLAELMASDASAHHAASLSRWLTEDFQNRNPEIIAELRRRDAETDRDCYVAAYRVLAETDFGGILDRITCQTLIVTGADDQGASPRMARLMHEQVQGSQIAILPRLRHSILIEAPALVADTMADFLLGVDRARAAVAHA; via the coding sequence ATGGCACGTTCCGGCCAGCTCGATGTCGAAGGCGTGCTGCTCAACTGGCGCCTCGAGGGCGAGGGCGGCGCGCCGTTGGTCTGCATCCATGGCGTCGGCTCGTATCTCGAAGCTTGGAATGGCGTGGCCGAGCGGCTGAGAGACCGTTTCGCGGTTCTTACCTTCGATTTGCGCGGCCACGGCCGCTCAAGCCGGGTCAAGGGCCGCTACGAGATCGATGCTTTCGTCGCCGAGACGCTCGCGCTGGCCGATCATGTCGGGTTTGCCACTTTCAATCTGGCTGGGTTTTCCTTGGGCGGTTTGATCGCGCAGCGCCTCGCGTTGACGCATGCCGAACGCCTGCAAAAACTGGTGCTGCTGTCGACGGTCGCAGGCCGGACGCCAGAGGAGCGACACGCCGTGCGCGGCCGGCTGGCGGAGCTGATGGCGAGCGATGCCTCGGCGCATCACGCCGCCTCGCTGTCGCGTTGGCTGACGGAAGATTTTCAGAACAGGAACCCTGAGATCATCGCAGAACTGCGCCGGCGCGACGCCGAAACCGACCGTGACTGCTATGTCGCTGCGTATCGCGTTCTCGCCGAAACCGATTTCGGCGGCATCCTCGACCGCATTACCTGCCAAACCCTGATCGTGACGGGCGCGGACGACCAAGGGGCCAGTCCGCGCATGGCGCGGCTGATGCACGAACAGGTGCAAGGTTCACAAATCGCCATCCTGCCCAGGCTTCGCCACTCGATCCTGATCGAGGCGCCGGCTCTCGTCGCCGACACGATGGCCGATTTCCTGCTGGGCGTCGATCGCGCGAGAGCGGCCGTCGCCCATGCGTAG
- a CDS encoding flavin reductase family protein gives MADAVAQRMIDPIALRRAFGTFVTGVTVITTRDSDGNPRGMTANSFTSVSLNPPLLLVCVGKSAASFAAFSESRSFAVNFLHEGQADVSSVFASKAADKFQSVNHDRAHTGAPILTDSLTWFDCTVHNRVEAGDHVILIGQVQAFGTSPSAPLGFCRGRYASVKDPLPAGWLASQDMIIGYLVEAGDRILLRNDGRGGWMLPTAWRRKADSNLILDGGEALSLVPENTFLYSVFDVADSDPGYLIYRAELSPESAEAALPDGHAFFPVDMLPYEQIATHEVRVMLRRYARERQDKRFGIYMDTGDGGRVAMIDGKSQLWTQAASK, from the coding sequence ATGGCGGACGCGGTGGCACAAAGGATGATCGACCCGATCGCTTTGCGTCGCGCCTTCGGCACCTTCGTGACCGGGGTTACGGTGATCACCACGCGTGACAGCGACGGCAATCCACGCGGCATGACGGCCAATTCCTTCACCTCCGTCTCGCTCAATCCGCCGCTACTACTGGTCTGTGTTGGCAAATCGGCGGCGAGCTTTGCGGCCTTCAGTGAAAGCCGGTCCTTTGCTGTCAATTTCCTACATGAGGGGCAGGCCGATGTCTCATCGGTGTTCGCATCGAAGGCTGCGGACAAGTTCCAGTCAGTGAACCATGATCGCGCCCACACCGGCGCGCCGATCCTCACCGACAGCCTGACTTGGTTCGATTGCACCGTTCACAATCGCGTCGAGGCCGGCGACCACGTCATCCTGATCGGTCAGGTGCAGGCGTTCGGAACCAGCCCGTCAGCGCCGCTCGGGTTTTGCCGCGGCCGCTACGCCAGCGTGAAGGATCCCCTGCCGGCCGGTTGGCTGGCCTCGCAAGACATGATCATCGGCTATCTGGTTGAGGCTGGCGATCGCATCCTCTTGCGCAACGACGGTAGAGGCGGCTGGATGTTGCCGACGGCATGGCGCCGCAAAGCGGATAGCAACCTGATCCTAGATGGCGGCGAGGCGCTGAGCCTCGTTCCCGAAAACACCTTCCTCTATTCGGTTTTCGACGTCGCCGACAGCGATCCCGGCTATCTGATCTACCGTGCCGAGCTGAGCCCCGAGAGTGCTGAAGCCGCCCTGCCGGATGGTCACGCCTTCTTTCCAGTCGACATGCTGCCGTACGAGCAGATCGCTACGCATGAAGTGCGCGTTATGCTGCGCCGCTATGCGCGCGAGCGGCAGGACAAGCGCTTCGGCATCTACATGGATACCGGCGACGGCGGCCGTGTCGCAATGATCGACGGAAAGTCGCAATTGTGGACGCAGGCCGCGTCCAAATGA
- a CDS encoding amino acid ABC transporter permease gives MLYPDTVEAERLVHKPWFVATMFGIVLLVFMAFNMSGTGFAELMRPVIGEPSISGLYGRFAIGFAIAVIFTLNVVLIGFAPLKLQIGIVWLELLLLFIAFFETFHLSLPFIREKLPFLISQGVVTTLYVSAISIVIASLIAVAGAVAKLSNNGFAYAIASFYTSFFRGLPLLMQVYLIYLGLPQLGFVINAVPAGILALSLCYGAYMTEIFRSGIQSIDRGQWEASRSMGFGFALTMRRIILPQALPVIIPPTGNQFISMLKDSSLVSVIGVWELMFLARTLGQKTFQHMETLISAAMIYWVLSICLELIQSRIEHHFRRSKVR, from the coding sequence ATGCTCTACCCGGATACCGTCGAGGCCGAACGCCTCGTTCACAAGCCCTGGTTCGTGGCGACGATGTTCGGCATCGTCCTGCTGGTCTTCATGGCGTTCAACATGTCTGGCACCGGCTTTGCCGAACTCATGCGTCCGGTAATCGGTGAGCCGTCGATCAGCGGCCTCTACGGCCGCTTCGCCATCGGCTTCGCCATAGCGGTGATCTTCACGCTGAACGTCGTCCTGATCGGCTTCGCACCGCTCAAGCTGCAGATCGGCATCGTCTGGCTGGAACTGCTGCTCCTGTTCATCGCGTTCTTCGAAACGTTCCACCTAAGCCTGCCATTCATCCGCGAGAAGCTGCCGTTCCTGATCAGCCAGGGCGTCGTCACGACGCTCTACGTCTCGGCGATCTCCATCGTCATCGCTTCGCTCATCGCGGTGGCGGGCGCTGTCGCCAAGCTCTCCAACAATGGCTTCGCCTACGCGATCGCCAGCTTCTACACGTCCTTCTTCCGTGGCCTGCCGCTGCTGATGCAGGTCTACCTGATCTATCTAGGGCTGCCGCAGCTCGGCTTCGTGATCAATGCCGTTCCCGCCGGCATCCTTGCGCTGTCGCTGTGCTACGGCGCCTACATGACCGAGATCTTCCGCTCCGGAATCCAGAGCATCGATCGCGGTCAGTGGGAAGCATCGCGCTCCATGGGTTTCGGCTTCGCGCTGACCATGCGCCGCATCATCCTGCCGCAGGCGTTGCCGGTCATCATTCCGCCGACGGGCAACCAGTTCATCTCGATGCTGAAGGATTCCTCGCTGGTCTCCGTCATCGGCGTCTGGGAATTGATGTTCCTGGCCCGCACGCTCGGCCAGAAGACCTTCCAGCACATGGAGACACTGATTTCGGCCGCCATGATCTACTGGGTGCTGTCGATCTGCCTTGAGCTGATCCAGTCGCGCATCGAGCACCACTTCCGCAGGAGCAAGGTGCGATGA
- a CDS encoding aromatic ring-hydroxylating oxygenase subunit alpha: MTPDTLRPNHLPLDTPPVQYLNLDPSLYVRDDIWQQERGNIFAHTWQFMGPVASVATSGQYLAIDIAGTPIFAIRGRDGTLRGFKNVCRHRGAKLLADGEGKCGLIVCPYHKWSFADTGRLVQAPWYGKDPAIIAEDWPLETVQLSEWRGLLFAALDPKESLLEQLGSLPAELADEPLETYAATDQATVSFAANWKIYTDNFVEGYHIPGTHPSFYAAIDFEAFQTTAHPGYVRMTAPPKDGLFYRGKWLWMWPNWTLSLFDGGMNVSRINPTSPHHTDQHYHFFFADTSAEATESRAKSVQGTLAVVREDYSICADTHRNYAAGAYSSGPLSGRHERGVQYFQERVAAALGL; this comes from the coding sequence ATGACGCCAGACACCTTGCGGCCCAACCACCTGCCACTCGACACTCCGCCCGTGCAATACCTTAATCTGGACCCTTCGCTTTATGTCCGGGATGATATCTGGCAGCAGGAACGGGGCAACATTTTCGCGCACACCTGGCAGTTCATGGGGCCAGTCGCCTCGGTCGCGACGTCCGGTCAATACCTTGCCATCGACATCGCCGGTACGCCGATCTTCGCCATCCGGGGCCGGGACGGGACCTTGCGCGGATTTAAGAACGTCTGCCGCCACCGGGGGGCGAAACTTCTGGCCGATGGCGAGGGCAAATGTGGGCTGATCGTTTGTCCCTATCACAAATGGTCCTTTGCCGACACCGGACGGCTGGTGCAGGCCCCATGGTATGGCAAGGATCCCGCGATCATCGCCGAGGACTGGCCGCTGGAGACGGTGCAATTGTCCGAGTGGCGCGGGCTGCTCTTCGCGGCACTCGACCCGAAGGAAAGTCTTCTGGAGCAACTTGGCTCTCTGCCCGCCGAACTGGCGGACGAGCCGTTGGAGACCTATGCCGCCACCGATCAGGCCACCGTCAGCTTTGCGGCGAACTGGAAGATCTACACCGACAATTTCGTCGAAGGCTACCACATCCCTGGCACGCATCCCTCGTTCTACGCTGCCATCGACTTCGAAGCTTTCCAGACCACTGCCCATCCCGGTTATGTCCGGATGACCGCACCGCCGAAAGACGGTCTATTCTATCGCGGTAAATGGCTTTGGATGTGGCCGAACTGGACGCTGTCGCTTTTCGATGGCGGCATGAACGTTAGCCGGATCAACCCGACCTCACCGCATCACACAGACCAGCACTACCATTTCTTCTTTGCCGACACCTCTGCAGAAGCAACCGAGAGCAGGGCGAAATCCGTGCAAGGCACCCTGGCCGTGGTACGCGAGGACTACTCCATCTGCGCCGATACGCATCGCAACTATGCCGCAGGGGCCTATAGCTCCGGCCCACTCTCGGGGCGGCATGAGCGGGGAGTGCAGTATTTCCAGGAACGGGTCGCTGCGGCACTGGGGCTGTGA
- a CDS encoding transporter substrate-binding domain-containing protein: MTFWNRRQVAMAALALALGAYPAHAGAVLDRVTAAGTLKVATDANWAPQSFVNANNELDGFDVDVAKAIGKHLGVKVDFVTPGWDIITAGNWAGRWDMHVGSMTPTKKRAEIFDFPAVYYYTPAAVAVHKDSKAKTLADLNGKVVGATSTSTFEAYAKKDLALDAAGAPAFEYKLNPKEVHSYENSTTAFDDLRLGDGVRLDAVVSSLPSILDAVKAGYPIKQVGDPVFYEPLAIAIEHGDPELSAKIADAVRSMKADGTLSKLSEKWYGQDYSKTN; encoded by the coding sequence ATGACATTCTGGAACAGACGACAAGTGGCGATGGCCGCGCTGGCGCTTGCGCTTGGCGCATATCCTGCCCACGCCGGCGCGGTGCTCGACCGCGTGACCGCGGCCGGCACGCTCAAGGTGGCGACCGATGCCAACTGGGCCCCGCAGTCCTTCGTGAACGCCAACAATGAACTCGACGGTTTCGACGTCGATGTGGCCAAGGCGATAGGCAAGCATCTCGGCGTCAAGGTCGACTTCGTAACGCCTGGCTGGGACATCATCACCGCCGGCAACTGGGCGGGCCGCTGGGACATGCATGTCGGCTCGATGACGCCGACCAAGAAGCGCGCCGAGATCTTCGATTTTCCGGCTGTGTACTACTACACGCCCGCGGCGGTCGCCGTGCACAAGGACAGCAAGGCCAAGACCCTGGCCGATCTCAATGGCAAGGTGGTTGGCGCCACCAGCACCTCCACCTTCGAAGCCTATGCCAAGAAAGATCTGGCGCTCGACGCCGCCGGCGCACCGGCCTTCGAGTACAAGCTCAACCCGAAGGAGGTCCACTCCTACGAGAATTCGACGACCGCCTTCGACGACCTTCGCCTCGGTGACGGCGTGCGCCTGGACGCCGTGGTGTCGTCGCTGCCGTCGATCCTCGATGCCGTGAAGGCCGGCTATCCGATCAAGCAGGTCGGCGATCCGGTGTTCTACGAGCCCCTGGCGATCGCCATCGAGCACGGCGATCCGGAATTGTCGGCCAAGATCGCCGACGCCGTCAGATCGATGAAGGCGGACGGCACTCTGAGCAAGCTCTCGGAAAAATGGTACGGCCAGGATTATTCGAAGACGAACTAA
- a CDS encoding LLM class flavin-dependent oxidoreductase, translated as MKFAVSLTMERFSPDIPMERVKTNLLDLARMADEGGFETLWTAEHHTIECTISPNPLMTLTWLAQHTERIRLGTSTLVAPYWSPIRLAGEAALCDHLTGGRLEFGIARGSYQYEFDRMAGGMPQQEGVAYLKELVPAVTRLWADDYAHDGHYWKFPAAAGVPKPLQKPHPPIWVAARDPGTFDWAVGIGASILSTPLSAPAAEIAVLGEKFRKAVADHPEVPRPRLMMQRRTCVYERAQDWEVAVGHAIDYGRAFENLFQNIGTVRSGFPEAVPYDSVKGKDNYNPENIRRNLMFGTPDEVIEKLLDYEAAGVDQYCLGLTFNLPFELQKKTIKLWVDEVMPVFAARERDKKRHMARA; from the coding sequence ATGAAATTCGCCGTATCGCTCACCATGGAGCGCTTCTCGCCCGATATCCCGATGGAGCGGGTGAAGACCAATCTCCTGGACCTCGCGCGGATGGCTGACGAGGGCGGTTTCGAAACGCTATGGACTGCGGAGCATCACACGATCGAATGCACGATCTCGCCCAACCCGCTGATGACGCTGACCTGGCTTGCCCAGCACACCGAACGGATCCGGCTCGGCACCTCGACGCTGGTCGCGCCCTACTGGAGCCCGATCCGGCTGGCCGGCGAGGCCGCGCTTTGCGACCACCTGACCGGCGGACGGCTGGAATTCGGCATCGCGCGCGGCTCCTATCAGTACGAATTCGACCGCATGGCCGGCGGCATGCCGCAGCAGGAAGGGGTCGCTTATCTCAAAGAGCTGGTGCCGGCGGTGACGAGGCTGTGGGCCGATGACTATGCCCATGACGGTCACTACTGGAAGTTCCCTGCGGCCGCCGGCGTACCGAAGCCGCTGCAGAAGCCGCACCCGCCGATCTGGGTGGCCGCTCGAGACCCGGGCACATTCGACTGGGCGGTCGGCATCGGCGCCTCGATCCTGTCGACGCCGCTCTCGGCACCGGCGGCGGAGATCGCCGTGCTGGGCGAGAAGTTCCGCAAGGCCGTCGCCGATCATCCGGAGGTGCCGCGGCCGCGCCTGATGATGCAGCGTCGCACCTGCGTCTACGAACGGGCGCAGGACTGGGAGGTCGCGGTCGGGCATGCCATCGACTATGGCCGCGCCTTCGAGAACCTGTTCCAGAACATCGGCACGGTGCGCAGCGGCTTTCCCGAAGCCGTGCCCTACGACAGCGTCAAGGGCAAGGACAACTACAATCCCGAAAACATCCGCCGCAACCTCATGTTCGGCACGCCGGACGAGGTGATCGAGAAGCTGCTCGACTATGAGGCGGCGGGCGTCGACCAATATTGCCTCGGCCTGACGTTCAACCTGCCATTCGAGCTGCAGAAGAAGACGATCAAGCTTTGGGTGGACGAGGTGATGCCGGTCTTTGCCGCGCGCGAGCGCGACAAAAAGCGCCATATGGCGAGGGCGTGA
- a CDS encoding amino acid ABC transporter ATP-binding protein, producing MSAQAIIEARTASKWYGQFQALKDINLTVHKGERIVICGPSGSGKSTLIRCFNRLEAHQAGDIVVNGVALHGRMSNVAAVRSNVGMVFQHFNLFPHMTVLMNCMAGPMWVKGVSVAEARKTALQFLERVRIPEQANKFPVQLSGGQQQRVAIARSLCMKPDVMLFDEPTSALDPEMVSEVLETMTGLARDGMTMVCVTHEMGFARAVADRVIFMDAGQIVEEGTPDAFFGNPRHDRTKLFLSQILKH from the coding sequence ATGAGCGCTCAGGCCATAATCGAAGCCAGGACCGCATCCAAATGGTACGGCCAGTTCCAAGCGCTGAAGGACATCAACCTGACGGTCCACAAGGGCGAACGCATCGTCATCTGCGGGCCGTCCGGCTCGGGCAAATCGACATTGATCCGTTGCTTCAACCGCCTTGAGGCGCATCAAGCCGGCGACATCGTCGTCAACGGCGTTGCCCTGCATGGCAGGATGAGCAACGTCGCGGCCGTCCGCTCCAACGTCGGCATGGTCTTCCAGCACTTCAACCTGTTTCCGCATATGACGGTGCTGATGAACTGCATGGCCGGGCCGATGTGGGTCAAGGGCGTTTCGGTGGCCGAGGCGCGCAAGACCGCTCTCCAGTTCCTCGAACGGGTCCGCATTCCCGAGCAGGCGAACAAGTTCCCGGTCCAGCTTTCCGGCGGCCAGCAGCAGCGCGTGGCGATCGCCCGCAGCCTGTGCATGAAGCCCGATGTCATGCTGTTCGACGAGCCCACATCCGCGCTCGATCCTGAAATGGTCTCCGAGGTGCTGGAGACGATGACCGGACTGGCGCGCGACGGGATGACCATGGTGTGCGTGACGCATGAGATGGGCTTTGCGCGGGCAGTCGCCGACCGCGTCATCTTCATGGACGCCGGACAGATCGTCGAGGAGGGCACGCCCGACGCGTTCTTCGGCAACCCGCGCCACGACCGAACCAAGCTGTTCCTTAGCCAGATTTTGAAGCATTAG